A window from Triticum aestivum cultivar Chinese Spring chromosome 6D, IWGSC CS RefSeq v2.1, whole genome shotgun sequence encodes these proteins:
- the LOC780688 gene encoding probable histone deacetylase 19 isoform X4: MDPSSAGAGGNSLPSVGPDGQKRRVCYFYDSEVGNYYYGQGHPMKPHRIRMTHSLLAQYGLLDQMQVLRPNPARDRDLCRFHADDYISFLRSVTPETQQDQIRALKRFNVGEDCPVFDGLYSFCQTYAGASVGGAVKLNHGLDIAINWSGGLHHAKKCEASGFCYVNDIVLAILELLKHHQRVLYVDIDIHHGDGVEEAFYTTDRVMTVSFHKFGDYFPGTGDVRDIGHSKGKYYSLNVPLDDGIDDESYQSLFKPIMAKVMEVFQPGAVVLQCGADSLSGDRLGCFNLSIRGHAECVKYMRSFNVPLLLLGGGGYTIRNVARCWCYETGVALGQELEDKMPVNEYYEYFGPDYTLHVAPSNMENKNTRYELDNIRTKLLDNLSKLRHAPSVQFQERPPDTEFPEPDEDEEDQDERHDDHDSDMELDYHTPLEDSARRSTIQGTRVKRESAGAETKDQDGSRVTGEHRGSEPMAEDISPSKQAHVDANAMAVDEPGNVKTESGSSTKLPDPPAIYQKP; encoded by the exons ATGGACCCTTCCTCGGCCGGCGCCGGCGGCAACTCGCTGCCGTCGGTGGGCCCCGACGGGCAGAAGCGGCGCGTGTGCTACTTCTACGACTCGGAGGTGGGCAACTACTACTACGGGCAGGGCCACCCGATGAAGCCGCACCGCATCCGCATGACCCACTCGCTGCTGGCGCAGTACGGCCTCCTCGACCAGATGCAGGTGCTGCGGCCCAACCCCGCCCGCGACCGCGACCTCTGCCGCTTCCACGCCGACGACTACATCTCCTTCCTCCGCTCCGTCACGCCCGAGACGCAGCAGGACCAGATCCGGGCCCTCAAGCGCTTCAACGTCGGCGAGGACTGCCCCGTCTTCGACGGCCTCTACAGCTTCTGCCAGACCTACGCGGGGGCCTCCGTCGGCGGCGCCGTCAAGCTCAACCACGGCCTTGACATCGCCATCAACTGGTCGGGGGGCCTGCACCACGCTAAGAAGTGCGAGGCCTCGGGGTTCTGCTACGTCAACGACATCGTACTCGCCATACTCGAGCTCCTCAAGCACCACCAG CGAGTTCTATATGTCGATATTGATATCCACCATGGTGATGGAGTTGAGGAGGCATTCTACACAACAGATAGGGTTATGACAGTCTCATTCCACAAGTTTGGGGATTATTTCCCAGGCACAGGGGATGTCCGTGATATTGGGCATTCAAAAGGAAAGTATTACTCCCTTAATGTCCCTCTAGATGATGGGATTGATGACGAAAGCTACCAGTCCCTGTTTAAGCCTATAATGGCCAAAGTTATGGAGGTTTTCCAGCCTGGTGCGGTTGTTCTTCAATGTGGCGCCGATTCTTTATCTGGGGATAGGTTGGGTTGCTTCAATCTTTCGATCAGAGGTCATGCAGAATGCGTGAAGTACATGAGGTCTTTCAATGTTCCATTGTtgcttcttggcggtggtggctaTACCATAAGAAATGTCGCACGATGTTGGTGTTATGAG ACAGGAGTTGCACTTGGCCAAGAGCTCGAGGATAAGATGCCTGTCAATGAGTACTATGAGTACTTCGGTCCAGATTACACTCTTCATGTAGCACCAAGTAACATGGAGAACAAAAATACACGCTATGAACTAGATAATATAAGAACCAAACTTCTTGACAATCTTTCAAAACTTCGACATGCCCCTAGCGTTCAGTTTCAAGAGCGACCTCCTGATACCGAGTTCCCTGAG ccggatgaagatgaagaggatcaGGATGAAAGGCATGATGACCATGATTCTGATATGGAATTGGATTATCACACACCTTTGGAAGACTCAGCAag GAGAAGCACTATTCAAGGTACAAGAGTTAAGAGAGAATCAGCTGGAGCTGAGACAAAAGATCAG GATGGTAGCAGAGTAACAGGTGAACATAGAGGATCAGAACCAATGGCAGAAGACATCAGCCCCTCCAAGCAAGCTCAT GTCGACGCTAATGCCATGGCCGTGGATGAGCCCGGAAATGTCAAGACCGAATCAGGAAGCTCTACCAAGTTGCCTGACCCACCAGCCATCTACCAGAAGCCATGA
- the LOC780688 gene encoding probable histone deacetylase 19 isoform X2, whose product MDPSSAGAGGNSLPSVGPDGQKRRVCYFYDSEVGNYYYGQGHPMKPHRIRMTHSLLAQYGLLDQMQVLRPNPARDRDLCRFHADDYISFLRSVTPETQQDQIRALKRFNVGEDCPVFDGLYSFCQTYAGASVGGAVKLNHGLDIAINWSGGLHHAKKCEASGFCYVNDIVLAILELLKHHQRVLYVDIDIHHGDGVEEAFYTTDRVMTVSFHKFGDYFPGTGDVRDIGHSKGKYYSLNVPLDDGIDDESYQSLFKPIMAKVMEVFQPGAVVLQCGADSLSGDRLGCFNLSIRGHAECVKYMRSFNVPLLLLGGGGYTIRNVARCWCYETGVALGQELEDKMPVNEYYEYFGPDYTLHVAPSNMENKNTRYELDNIRTKLLDNLSKLRHAPSVQFQERPPDTEFPEPDEDEEDQDERHDDHDSDMELDYHTPLEDSARRSTIQGTRVKRESAGAETKDQQDGSRVTGEHRGSEPMAEDISPSKQAHVDANAMAVDEPGNVKTESGSSTKLPDPPAIYQKP is encoded by the exons ATGGACCCTTCCTCGGCCGGCGCCGGCGGCAACTCGCTGCCGTCGGTGGGCCCCGACGGGCAGAAGCGGCGCGTGTGCTACTTCTACGACTCGGAGGTGGGCAACTACTACTACGGGCAGGGCCACCCGATGAAGCCGCACCGCATCCGCATGACCCACTCGCTGCTGGCGCAGTACGGCCTCCTCGACCAGATGCAGGTGCTGCGGCCCAACCCCGCCCGCGACCGCGACCTCTGCCGCTTCCACGCCGACGACTACATCTCCTTCCTCCGCTCCGTCACGCCCGAGACGCAGCAGGACCAGATCCGGGCCCTCAAGCGCTTCAACGTCGGCGAGGACTGCCCCGTCTTCGACGGCCTCTACAGCTTCTGCCAGACCTACGCGGGGGCCTCCGTCGGCGGCGCCGTCAAGCTCAACCACGGCCTTGACATCGCCATCAACTGGTCGGGGGGCCTGCACCACGCTAAGAAGTGCGAGGCCTCGGGGTTCTGCTACGTCAACGACATCGTACTCGCCATACTCGAGCTCCTCAAGCACCACCAG CGAGTTCTATATGTCGATATTGATATCCACCATGGTGATGGAGTTGAGGAGGCATTCTACACAACAGATAGGGTTATGACAGTCTCATTCCACAAGTTTGGGGATTATTTCCCAGGCACAGGGGATGTCCGTGATATTGGGCATTCAAAAGGAAAGTATTACTCCCTTAATGTCCCTCTAGATGATGGGATTGATGACGAAAGCTACCAGTCCCTGTTTAAGCCTATAATGGCCAAAGTTATGGAGGTTTTCCAGCCTGGTGCGGTTGTTCTTCAATGTGGCGCCGATTCTTTATCTGGGGATAGGTTGGGTTGCTTCAATCTTTCGATCAGAGGTCATGCAGAATGCGTGAAGTACATGAGGTCTTTCAATGTTCCATTGTtgcttcttggcggtggtggctaTACCATAAGAAATGTCGCACGATGTTGGTGTTATGAG ACAGGAGTTGCACTTGGCCAAGAGCTCGAGGATAAGATGCCTGTCAATGAGTACTATGAGTACTTCGGTCCAGATTACACTCTTCATGTAGCACCAAGTAACATGGAGAACAAAAATACACGCTATGAACTAGATAATATAAGAACCAAACTTCTTGACAATCTTTCAAAACTTCGACATGCCCCTAGCGTTCAGTTTCAAGAGCGACCTCCTGATACCGAGTTCCCTGAG ccggatgaagatgaagaggatcaGGATGAAAGGCATGATGACCATGATTCTGATATGGAATTGGATTATCACACACCTTTGGAAGACTCAGCAag GAGAAGCACTATTCAAGGTACAAGAGTTAAGAGAGAATCAGCTGGAGCTGAGACAAAAGATCAG CAGGATGGTAGCAGAGTAACAGGTGAACATAGAGGATCAGAACCAATGGCAGAAGACATCAGCCCCTCCAAGCAAGCTCAT GTCGACGCTAATGCCATGGCCGTGGATGAGCCCGGAAATGTCAAGACCGAATCAGGAAGCTCTACCAAGTTGCCTGACCCACCAGCCATCTACCAGAAGCCATGA
- the LOC780688 gene encoding probable histone deacetylase 19 isoform X1: MDPSSAGAGGNSLPSVGPDGQKRRVCYFYDSEVGNYYYGQGHPMKPHRIRMTHSLLAQYGLLDQMQVLRPNPARDRDLCRFHADDYISFLRSVTPETQQDQIRALKRFNVGEDCPVFDGLYSFCQTYAGASVGGAVKLNHGLDIAINWSGGLHHAKKCEASGFCYVNDIVLAILELLKHHQRVLYVDIDIHHGDGVEEAFYTTDRVMTVSFHKFGDYFPGTGDVRDIGHSKGKYYSLNVPLDDGIDDESYQSLFKPIMAKVMEVFQPGAVVLQCGADSLSGDRLGCFNLSIRGHAECVKYMRSFNVPLLLLGGGGYTIRNVARCWCYETGVALGQELEDKMPVNEYYEYFGPDYTLHVAPSNMENKNTRYELDNIRTKLLDNLSKLRHAPSVQFQERPPDTEFPEPDEDEEDQDERHDDHDSDMELDYHTPLEDSARRSTIQGTRVKRESAGAETKDQQDGSRVTGEHRGSEPMAEDISPSKQAHQVDANAMAVDEPGNVKTESGSSTKLPDPPAIYQKP; this comes from the exons ATGGACCCTTCCTCGGCCGGCGCCGGCGGCAACTCGCTGCCGTCGGTGGGCCCCGACGGGCAGAAGCGGCGCGTGTGCTACTTCTACGACTCGGAGGTGGGCAACTACTACTACGGGCAGGGCCACCCGATGAAGCCGCACCGCATCCGCATGACCCACTCGCTGCTGGCGCAGTACGGCCTCCTCGACCAGATGCAGGTGCTGCGGCCCAACCCCGCCCGCGACCGCGACCTCTGCCGCTTCCACGCCGACGACTACATCTCCTTCCTCCGCTCCGTCACGCCCGAGACGCAGCAGGACCAGATCCGGGCCCTCAAGCGCTTCAACGTCGGCGAGGACTGCCCCGTCTTCGACGGCCTCTACAGCTTCTGCCAGACCTACGCGGGGGCCTCCGTCGGCGGCGCCGTCAAGCTCAACCACGGCCTTGACATCGCCATCAACTGGTCGGGGGGCCTGCACCACGCTAAGAAGTGCGAGGCCTCGGGGTTCTGCTACGTCAACGACATCGTACTCGCCATACTCGAGCTCCTCAAGCACCACCAG CGAGTTCTATATGTCGATATTGATATCCACCATGGTGATGGAGTTGAGGAGGCATTCTACACAACAGATAGGGTTATGACAGTCTCATTCCACAAGTTTGGGGATTATTTCCCAGGCACAGGGGATGTCCGTGATATTGGGCATTCAAAAGGAAAGTATTACTCCCTTAATGTCCCTCTAGATGATGGGATTGATGACGAAAGCTACCAGTCCCTGTTTAAGCCTATAATGGCCAAAGTTATGGAGGTTTTCCAGCCTGGTGCGGTTGTTCTTCAATGTGGCGCCGATTCTTTATCTGGGGATAGGTTGGGTTGCTTCAATCTTTCGATCAGAGGTCATGCAGAATGCGTGAAGTACATGAGGTCTTTCAATGTTCCATTGTtgcttcttggcggtggtggctaTACCATAAGAAATGTCGCACGATGTTGGTGTTATGAG ACAGGAGTTGCACTTGGCCAAGAGCTCGAGGATAAGATGCCTGTCAATGAGTACTATGAGTACTTCGGTCCAGATTACACTCTTCATGTAGCACCAAGTAACATGGAGAACAAAAATACACGCTATGAACTAGATAATATAAGAACCAAACTTCTTGACAATCTTTCAAAACTTCGACATGCCCCTAGCGTTCAGTTTCAAGAGCGACCTCCTGATACCGAGTTCCCTGAG ccggatgaagatgaagaggatcaGGATGAAAGGCATGATGACCATGATTCTGATATGGAATTGGATTATCACACACCTTTGGAAGACTCAGCAag GAGAAGCACTATTCAAGGTACAAGAGTTAAGAGAGAATCAGCTGGAGCTGAGACAAAAGATCAG CAGGATGGTAGCAGAGTAACAGGTGAACATAGAGGATCAGAACCAATGGCAGAAGACATCAGCCCCTCCAAGCAAGCTCAT CAGGTCGACGCTAATGCCATGGCCGTGGATGAGCCCGGAAATGTCAAGACCGAATCAGGAAGCTCTACCAAGTTGCCTGACCCACCAGCCATCTACCAGAAGCCATGA
- the LOC780688 gene encoding probable histone deacetylase 19 isoform X3: MDPSSAGAGGNSLPSVGPDGQKRRVCYFYDSEVGNYYYGQGHPMKPHRIRMTHSLLAQYGLLDQMQVLRPNPARDRDLCRFHADDYISFLRSVTPETQQDQIRALKRFNVGEDCPVFDGLYSFCQTYAGASVGGAVKLNHGLDIAINWSGGLHHAKKCEASGFCYVNDIVLAILELLKHHQRVLYVDIDIHHGDGVEEAFYTTDRVMTVSFHKFGDYFPGTGDVRDIGHSKGKYYSLNVPLDDGIDDESYQSLFKPIMAKVMEVFQPGAVVLQCGADSLSGDRLGCFNLSIRGHAECVKYMRSFNVPLLLLGGGGYTIRNVARCWCYETGVALGQELEDKMPVNEYYEYFGPDYTLHVAPSNMENKNTRYELDNIRTKLLDNLSKLRHAPSVQFQERPPDTEFPEPDEDEEDQDERHDDHDSDMELDYHTPLEDSARRSTIQGTRVKRESAGAETKDQDGSRVTGEHRGSEPMAEDISPSKQAHQVDANAMAVDEPGNVKTESGSSTKLPDPPAIYQKP; the protein is encoded by the exons ATGGACCCTTCCTCGGCCGGCGCCGGCGGCAACTCGCTGCCGTCGGTGGGCCCCGACGGGCAGAAGCGGCGCGTGTGCTACTTCTACGACTCGGAGGTGGGCAACTACTACTACGGGCAGGGCCACCCGATGAAGCCGCACCGCATCCGCATGACCCACTCGCTGCTGGCGCAGTACGGCCTCCTCGACCAGATGCAGGTGCTGCGGCCCAACCCCGCCCGCGACCGCGACCTCTGCCGCTTCCACGCCGACGACTACATCTCCTTCCTCCGCTCCGTCACGCCCGAGACGCAGCAGGACCAGATCCGGGCCCTCAAGCGCTTCAACGTCGGCGAGGACTGCCCCGTCTTCGACGGCCTCTACAGCTTCTGCCAGACCTACGCGGGGGCCTCCGTCGGCGGCGCCGTCAAGCTCAACCACGGCCTTGACATCGCCATCAACTGGTCGGGGGGCCTGCACCACGCTAAGAAGTGCGAGGCCTCGGGGTTCTGCTACGTCAACGACATCGTACTCGCCATACTCGAGCTCCTCAAGCACCACCAG CGAGTTCTATATGTCGATATTGATATCCACCATGGTGATGGAGTTGAGGAGGCATTCTACACAACAGATAGGGTTATGACAGTCTCATTCCACAAGTTTGGGGATTATTTCCCAGGCACAGGGGATGTCCGTGATATTGGGCATTCAAAAGGAAAGTATTACTCCCTTAATGTCCCTCTAGATGATGGGATTGATGACGAAAGCTACCAGTCCCTGTTTAAGCCTATAATGGCCAAAGTTATGGAGGTTTTCCAGCCTGGTGCGGTTGTTCTTCAATGTGGCGCCGATTCTTTATCTGGGGATAGGTTGGGTTGCTTCAATCTTTCGATCAGAGGTCATGCAGAATGCGTGAAGTACATGAGGTCTTTCAATGTTCCATTGTtgcttcttggcggtggtggctaTACCATAAGAAATGTCGCACGATGTTGGTGTTATGAG ACAGGAGTTGCACTTGGCCAAGAGCTCGAGGATAAGATGCCTGTCAATGAGTACTATGAGTACTTCGGTCCAGATTACACTCTTCATGTAGCACCAAGTAACATGGAGAACAAAAATACACGCTATGAACTAGATAATATAAGAACCAAACTTCTTGACAATCTTTCAAAACTTCGACATGCCCCTAGCGTTCAGTTTCAAGAGCGACCTCCTGATACCGAGTTCCCTGAG ccggatgaagatgaagaggatcaGGATGAAAGGCATGATGACCATGATTCTGATATGGAATTGGATTATCACACACCTTTGGAAGACTCAGCAag GAGAAGCACTATTCAAGGTACAAGAGTTAAGAGAGAATCAGCTGGAGCTGAGACAAAAGATCAG GATGGTAGCAGAGTAACAGGTGAACATAGAGGATCAGAACCAATGGCAGAAGACATCAGCCCCTCCAAGCAAGCTCAT CAGGTCGACGCTAATGCCATGGCCGTGGATGAGCCCGGAAATGTCAAGACCGAATCAGGAAGCTCTACCAAGTTGCCTGACCCACCAGCCATCTACCAGAAGCCATGA